The following coding sequences are from one Musa acuminata AAA Group cultivar baxijiao chromosome BXJ2-4, Cavendish_Baxijiao_AAA, whole genome shotgun sequence window:
- the LOC135610124 gene encoding momilactone A synthase-like, with the protein MGSTSILSSIVRRLEGKVALITGGASGIGECTAKLFAQHGARVVVVDIQDDKGHSLCADLGPAVASYVHCDVTIEADVKHAVDTAVSLHGKLDIMFNNAGVVDDLSSGFLNCEKSAFEMVVAVNVLGAYLGTKHAARVMAPARAGSIVTTASAASVMGGLASPAYTCSKHAVVGLMRCAAAELGPFRVRANCVSPHAVATPMAKTALGFTDDEELERLVEATANLKGTMLKAQDLAEAVLYLGSDESRYVNGHNLLVDGGFTVTKRW; encoded by the exons ATGGGAAGCACCTCCATTCTCTCATCAATAGTAAGAAG GCTCGAAGGCAAGGTCGCCCTGATCACCGGCGGCGCCAGCGGCATCGGCGAGTGCACGGCCAAGCTGTTCGCCCAACATGGGGCGCGAGTCGTGGTCGTGGACATCCAGGACGACAAGGGCCACTCTCTCTGTGCCGACCTTGGTCCCGCCGTCGCCTCCTACGTCCACTGCGACGTCACCATTGAGGCCGACGTCAAGCACGCCGTCGACACCGCCGTCTCCCTCCATGGGAAGCTCGACATCATGTTCAACAACGCGGGCGTCGTCGACGATTTGAGCAGTGGCTTCCTCAACTGCGAGAAGTCGGCCTTCGAGATGGTGGTGGCCGTCAACGTGCTTGGCGCCTACCTGGGGACGAAGCACGCGGCGCGCGTCATGGCGCCGGCGCGCGCAGGCAGCATCGTGACGACGGCGAGCGCGGCGTCGGTGATGGGGGGGCTCGCGTCGCCGGCGTACACGTGCTCGAAGCACGCGGTGGTGGGGCTGATGCGGTGTGCCGCGGCGGAGTTGGGGCCGTTTCGGGTGCGCGCGAACTGCGTGTCACCGCACGCAGTGGCGACGCCGATGGCGAAGACGGCGTTGGGCTTCACCGACGATGAGGAGCTGGAAAGGCTGGTGGAGGCGACGGCCAACCTCAAGGGCACGATGCTGAAGGCGCAGGACCTGGCCGAGGCGGTGCTTTACTTGGGCAGCGATGAGTCAAGGTACGTCAACGGGCACAACCTTCTGGTCGACGGAGGGTTCACCGTGACCAAGAGGTGGTAG
- the LOC103974240 gene encoding momilactone A synthase, protein MGSTSILSSIVRRLEGKVALITGGASGIGECTAKLFAQHGARVVVVDIQDDKGHSLCADLGPAVASYVHCDVTIEADVKHAVDTAVSLHGKLDIMFNNAGVVDDLSSGFLNCEKSAFEKVVAVNVLGAYLGTKHAARVMAPARAGSIVTTASAASVMGGLASPAYTCSKHAVVGLMRCAAAELGPFRVRANCVSPHAVATPMAKTALGFTDDEELERLVEATANLKGTMLKAQDLAEAVLYLGSDESRYVSGHNLLVDGGFTVTKRW, encoded by the exons ATGGGAAGCACCTCCATTCTCTCATCAATAGTAAGAAG GCTCGAAGGCAAGGTCGCCCTGATCACCGGCGGCGCCAGCGGCATCGGCGAGTGCACGGCCAAGCTGTTCGCCCAACATGGGGCGCGAGTCGTGGTCGTGGACATCCAGGACGACAAGGGCCACTCTCTCTGTGCCGACCTTGGTCCCGCCGTCGCCTCCTACGTCCACTGCGACGTCACCATTGAGGCCGACGTCAAGCACGCCGTCGACACCGCCGTCTCCCTCCATGGGAAGCTCGACATCATGTTCAACAACGCGGGCGTCGTCGACGATTTGAGCAGTGGCTTCCTCAACTGCGAGAAGTCGGCCTTCGAGAAGGTGGTGGCCGTCAACGTGCTTGGCGCCTACCTGGGGACGAAGCACGCGGCGCGCGTCATGGCGCCGGCGCGCGCAGGCAGCATCGTGACGACGGCGAGCGCGGCGTCGGTGATGGGGGGGCTCGCGTCGCCAGCGTACACGTGCTCGAAGCACGCGGTGGTGGGGCTGATGCGGTGTGCCGCGGCGGAGTTGGGGCCGTTTCGGGTGCGCGCGAACTGCGTGTCACCGCACGCAGTGGCGACGCCGATGGCGAAGACGGCGTTGGGCTTCACCGACGATGAGGAGCTGGAAAGGCTGGTGGAGGCGACGGCCAACCTCAAGGGCACGATGCTGAAGGCGCAGGACCTGGCCGAGGCGGTGCTTTACTTGGGCAGCGATGAGTCAAGGTACGTCAGCGGGCACAACCTTCTGGTCGACGGAGGGTTCACCGTGACCAAGAGGTGGTAG
- the LOC135609050 gene encoding momilactone A synthase-like produces the protein MGSTSILSSIVRRLEGKVALITGGASGIGECTAKLFAQHGARVVVVDIQDDKGHSLCADLGPAVASYVHCDVTIEADVKHAVDTAVSLQGKLDIMFNNAGVVDDLSSGFLNCEKSAFEKVVAVNVLGTYLGTKHAARVMAPARAGSIVTTASAASVMGGLASPAYTCSKHAVVGLMRCAAAELGPFRVRANCVSPHAVATPMAKTALGFTDDEELERLVEATANLKGTMLKAQDLAEAVLYLGSDESRYVSGHNLLVDGGFTVTKRW, from the exons ATGGGAAGCACCTCCATTCTCTCATCAATAGTAAGAAG GCTCGAAGGCAAGGTCGCCCTGATCACCGGCGGCGCCAGCGGCATCGGCGAGTGCACGGCCAAGCTGTTCGCCCAACATGGGGCGCGAGTCGTGGTCGTGGACATCCAGGACGACAAGGGCCACTCTCTCTGTGCCGACCTTGGTCCCGCCGTCGCCTCCTACGTCCACTGCGACGTCACCATTGAGGCCGACGTCAAGCACGCCGTCGACACCGCCGTCTCCCTCCAAGGGAAGCTCGACATCATGTTCAACAACGCGGGCGTCGTCGACGATTTGAGCAGTGGCTTCCTCAACTGCGAGAAGTCGGCCTTCGAGAAGGTGGTGGCCGTCAACGTGCTTGGCACCTACCTGGGGACGAAGCACGCGGCGCGCGTCATGGCGCCGGCGCGCGCAGGCAGCATCGTGACGACGGCGAGCGCGGCGTCGGTGATGGGGGGGCTCGCGTCGCCGGCGTACACGTGCTCGAAGCACGCGGTGGTGGGGCTGATGCGGTGTGCCGCGGCGGAGTTGGGGCCGTTTCGGGTGCGCGCGAACTGCGTGTCACCGCACGCAGTGGCGACGCCGATGGCGAAGACGGCGTTGGGCTTCACCGACGATGAGGAGCTGGAAAGGCTGGTGGAGGCGACGGCCAACCTCAAGGGCACGATGCTGAAGGCGCAGGACCTGGCCGAGGCGGTGCTTTACTTGGGCAGCGATGAGTCAAGGTACGTCAGCGGGCACAACCTTCTGGTCGACGGAGGGTTCACCGTGACCAAGAGGTGGTAG